ACCCTCCGCAACGAATCCTGACCGTTATGGAAACCAACCTCATTACCATCACACTGCTCGAATGCTCCGCGCAGTATGGCCTGAGCGAGGCCGACGTGCGTGAGTTCGTAGACCTAGGCCTGCTGCGGCCTGCCGAAACGCCCGACGCTGTCCACGGCGAAGCCGAGCACTTGGCCCGCCTCGCCCGCCTGCACCACGACCTGGGTATGAGCAAGGAAGCCATAGACATCATCGTGGCCATGCGCCGACGGTTGGTGGCCCTGCAGGAGGCCCTAACCCAGCAAACGGCCCGAGCCGCGCAGCTCGAACGATTTTTGCGCGGCTCGGGCCCAGTCATGGAGGCCGACTTTTAAAACCTAGGGCTTACACCAAATCAACGGCCAGGGCCAGGGCGCAGCCAGCCACGGTAGCGGCCAGCTTAGGCAGGTTCAGGTGGTGCTCGGGGCTGGTTTCGAAGAGAATGGTGGTGGAAACGTGCAGAAAGTTGCCGGCTACCAAGCCCAGCAGGGCCGCATACCAGCCGCCCTGCAGCAAATCCTCCAGCACCACATAGTTGCTGACCACAATTCCCGCGGGCCCGGCCAGGGCGAATATGACCAGGTAAGGAAACGCACGCTTAAAGCTGTTCAGACGCAGCAGCAGAGCCGCCATCAGAGCAAAAGCCGCTGGCACGTGGTGCAAGGCAATACCGGCCAGAATAGCGTAGAAGCTCTGCCCCACCCCCGCTGCTTCCGGCGACTTCACCAGAATACTACCTTCCATAAAGGAGTGAAGCACGAGTGAGAACAGCAGCAGAAACGGTACTCGCCCGGCGTGAGAGGTATGGTAGTGCACGTGCCCGTGCTCCACGCCCTGCGAGAAAACCTCCAGCAGCAGTTGCCCGAAGAACCCAGCCAGCACGAAGTACCCAATGCGGTGACTAAATTCCGGCCCGACGCTCAGTGCCTCCGGCAGCAGGTGCATGATGGTCAGCGTAAAGAGGTAGGCGCCGCTGAAAGCTAGCAGCGGCTTCATCCAGACGGTACGTGCCGTCGGCACCAGCCGGGTTAGCCAGCCCGCTCCCATCACGGTCAGAAACAACAGAAAAACGGCAAACCACATGGACGTTAATGTGCTACTGTGCTACTGTGGGAAAGTGCGAAAGATGTACCGATGCTGCCTTGTAGCCAGAGTCTGGATATAGAGCATTAAAGCATTAGCATAGCAGCACATTTCCCACATCAGCGCATTAAAAGACTATTTCTTCAGGACGAAAATCATGCGGGGGCTGGTTGGCTCGTCGTAGGGGCCGAGGTGGTAGTCGCCGAGCACCTCCGCCAGGCGCAGGCCGGCCATGTGGAAGTATTCCTCAAACCGCTCCCGGCTCAGGGCCCGGACCCGCTCCTGGTAGTGCTGCTCCTGCCCCTCATGGTCCACGAATCGGATATCCTTGACGATGAAATCATTGTCGAGGTGGCGGTGCAGGTGAAAGGTGATGTCGTCCACGGTTTTTTCTTCCCGGGCCACCAGCTCCCGCACCGTCAGCTCGGTATTCATGAAGTCGATGACCATCTTGCCACCGGGCCGCAGAGCCGCCGCCGCCGAGCGGAGCGCCACTACGTTTTCGGTTTCGTTGGCGAAGTAGCCGAAGCTGGTAAACAGGTTGAAGATGAAATCAAACGGGCCGTAAGGCAGCGTGTCGCGCATGTCATGCACGTGAAAGTGCAGGTGCTCGTGCCCATACTGCTGGGCATAGGCAATGCTTTCCGGCGACAAATCCACACCCGTCACGTCGTAGCCCTTTTCGCTCAGGTAAATGGCGTGGCGCCCTTTGCCGCAGGCCAGATCCAGCAGGCGGGTAGTGGGCTTGGGGTGCAGGTGGGTCAGCAGCTCGTCAATGAACACCCGAGCTTCGGTATGGTTTCGGTCCCGATACAGCAGATGGTAATAGGGCGAGTCAAACCAGGTACTAAACCATTCGGCTTCAGATTGTGGCATTCGAAAAGAGGAAGTAAGCAGAATGGCAGGCGAAATACGGCACGCAAGCAGACCAGCTAGACGGGCAATTTTGCAACAATGTTACAACCCCCTGCGGACTTGGGCCGGTGCCAGCTCCGGCAGTGCCGCAATTAACTGGTCTTTAACAATGCGTTGGCCCCACTGCTACGCTACTGACTTGTGGTCGGCAGCGCCGCAGTGGGGCCAAACAGCTTATAGCAAAGAGGTTACTATTCCTCCTTCATTTGCTGAGCAGGCTTCTCAGCGTTGTCGTGGGGAGTGTTGGCGGGCGCGGGCGCAGCTTCTTCCGACTTGGTGCGGTCTTCTGCCTCACCATTAGCCGAGCGGGCGGCTTCAGCGTTGGGGTGGCGGTCCTTCTCAAACTCTACGTTCGAGCTAATAGGAGCAGCAATGGCGCCGCCTTTGGCCTGGTTGGGCTCGTGAGCGGTGTTCTGGTCGAAATTGTCGCTGGAGCGGGTGCCAGGAGCTACCTGATCCAGGGATACTTTGGCTTCCGGACGCAGGTCCGATGGTTCGCTGCTGCAGGCGTTCAGGGCCAGGGTGGCCACGGCCACGGCGGAGAACAGAAGATTTTTAGTCATGTTCGTAAAGAGTTGAAATGCTAAGCGTTGGGGCTGGCAACCGACCCGGACCCCGGGCTGCTACTTGCTGCCTTGCCTGCTTCGTACCAGAGTACTGTACCGGCGCGGCCGGCTCAAAGTTACGCGGAAGTTGGGCTCGTAGGCGCGGGGGCAGCCGGAGATTGGGCCGGCAGCAGGTTTTTGCGGCGCAGCATCGAGTCAAACAGCTTGATATCGTTGGGCGAGTTGAAAATACGCAGCGGGAAATGCAGGAAAATCGGCACGTTGAAAGTGCGCGCCATCCAGCCCTTGAAGCCCTTCAGCTCGTCGGCCGCTGCGGGAGGCTGCAGCCACAGCAGGTAGGCATCATTGTCGCGCCGGGCCTGCCCAATCATGTCCCAGGTGAGGCCCATACCCTTGGTTTCGCTCTGACGCAGCACGATCTGGCGGTTGTCGATTTCATAATTCATCCGCTCAAACAGGGCTTTACTCTGTTCCATCTGGGCCACACCCGTAATCTGGGCCGAGCGCAGCAGCACAAACAGCAGCGTGAGCAGCACGGCTAACAGCAGCCACCACCATGAAGGCCAGATAACGGCCGGCAGTAAGCCGATGGCCAGCGGAATAAGTGCATACCACCACTCCTTCTTCCACACCTGAGCCATAGCCATGCGGGTGTAGGTATCGGTGTCGAGCTGGTATTTCTTGGTGCGGATGGCCATAGGGGCCGGGCCCTGGGCCTGCCGGTAGCCACCGCGTTGATTGGGTTGTTGCATCTAGAGTAATGTGCTATTGTGAGAAATGTGCTGATGTGCTCATGAATGTATTGGTGGCCAATGAGAAACAACGCATTAGCACATCAGCACATTCACCACATTCGCACATTGATTTAAAATGCTTTCAGGCTCAAATCCAGGCTTTTAACGGAGTGCGTCAAGGCCCCGACGGAAATAAAGTCGACGCCGGTCTGGGCCACGTCGGCAATGGTTTGCTCGGTGATGCCGCCCGAGGCCTCGGTGGGGAAACGGCCCGCAATGAGGGCTACAGCTTCGCGGAGCAGGGCCGGGGTCATATTGTCGAGCATAACCCGGTCAATACCGCCTACTTCCAGCACCTGCTGCACTTCGCTCAGGGTGCGCGTCTCGACCACGATGGACAGCTGCCGGCCCGTGCGGGCCAGATACGCGTGGGTAGCTTCGATGGCCGCCCGGATACCACCGGCGTAGTCTACGTGGTTGTCTTTGAGAATAATACCATCGAACAGACCGTAACGGTGATTGACGCCGCCACCGATGAGCACTGCCCATTTCTCGCAGATGCGGAAATTGGGCGTGGTCTTGCGGGTATCGAGCAGCTTGGCTTTAGTGCCGGCCAGCAGGCTGGTCAGGTAAGCCGTTTTGGTGGCAATGGCGCTCATGCGCTGCATGCAGTTGAGCACCAGACGCTCAGCTGTCAGGATGCTCTGGGAACGGCCTTCCACGATGAAGGCAACGTCGCCATGCTTCACCAGGGCCCCGTCGCTGAGGTGCTGCTCGACTTTCAAGTCGGCGTCGACCTCGCGAAAAATGAGGTGGGCCAGCTCTACGCCCGCCAGCACGCCCGCGTCTTTTACCAGCAGATGGGCCCGGTTGCGGGCGTCGGCCGGAATAGCCGCCAGGGAGGAATGGTCACCGTCGCCGATATCTTCGGCCAGGGCCGTACGAATAAAGGCGGTAAGCGCTTCGGGGGTCAGGTAGGATGGGTTTTGCACGGTGCAAAAATAGAAAAAGGCCCCGACTTGCGCCGGGGCCTTTCCTAGAATCCTCAAAAACAGTGAGCGGCCTGTGGGCTGCGGTTCTGTTAGAATAAGTAGCTTTTTTTCAAATCCTTAGCACTGTAGAGCTTGCCGGGGACCTATTCCTTGGTGAAATCAATCGTGTCAATCACCAGATTGCCCTGCGCCGACTTCATCTTGACGAACATCCGATAGGCACCGGTTTTGCTCACATACTTGCCAACTGCGTAGGGCGTTCCTTCGTTACTACCACCGT
Above is a genomic segment from Hymenobacter cellulosivorans containing:
- a CDS encoding chaperone modulator CbpM gives rise to the protein METNLITITLLECSAQYGLSEADVREFVDLGLLRPAETPDAVHGEAEHLARLARLHHDLGMSKEAIDIIVAMRRRLVALQEALTQQTARAAQLERFLRGSGPVMEADF
- a CDS encoding ZIP family metal transporter — encoded protein: MWFAVFLLFLTVMGAGWLTRLVPTARTVWMKPLLAFSGAYLFTLTIMHLLPEALSVGPEFSHRIGYFVLAGFFGQLLLEVFSQGVEHGHVHYHTSHAGRVPFLLLFSLVLHSFMEGSILVKSPEAAGVGQSFYAILAGIALHHVPAAFALMAALLLRLNSFKRAFPYLVIFALAGPAGIVVSNYVVLEDLLQGGWYAALLGLVAGNFLHVSTTILFETSPEHHLNLPKLAATVAGCALALAVDLV
- a CDS encoding SAM-dependent methyltransferase — encoded protein: MPQSEAEWFSTWFDSPYYHLLYRDRNHTEARVFIDELLTHLHPKPTTRLLDLACGKGRHAIYLSEKGYDVTGVDLSPESIAYAQQYGHEHLHFHVHDMRDTLPYGPFDFIFNLFTSFGYFANETENVVALRSAAAALRPGGKMVIDFMNTELTVRELVAREEKTVDDITFHLHRHLDNDFIVKDIRFVDHEGQEQHYQERVRALSRERFEEYFHMAGLRLAEVLGDYHLGPYDEPTSPRMIFVLKK
- the nadC gene encoding carboxylating nicotinate-nucleotide diphosphorylase; this translates as MQNPSYLTPEALTAFIRTALAEDIGDGDHSSLAAIPADARNRAHLLVKDAGVLAGVELAHLIFREVDADLKVEQHLSDGALVKHGDVAFIVEGRSQSILTAERLVLNCMQRMSAIATKTAYLTSLLAGTKAKLLDTRKTTPNFRICEKWAVLIGGGVNHRYGLFDGIILKDNHVDYAGGIRAAIEATHAYLARTGRQLSIVVETRTLSEVQQVLEVGGIDRVMLDNMTPALLREAVALIAGRFPTEASGGITEQTIADVAQTGVDFISVGALTHSVKSLDLSLKAF